The Acinetobacter lwoffii genomic sequence GTGAACTATTTGCATCGCATGACCTATGAGCATCAAGGCGATGCCTTCGTCCGATATCCGGTGGAAAAATTACTGGTGATGGAGTTGCTCGGTTGTATTGATCAGATGAAAAATGGTAATCATCAATATGTATCACCCGCTTTAAAAGCCTTTACCCAGGTGGTCGATCAAGGGGTGACGCATTTAATCCGTGAACCGAAAAAAATATTGAAATTTAATGTGCTGGTAGATAAAACCTTGAATGGGGTGATTCATTTAACCACCCAGTTAGGCTATAAACGTTTTGACAAGCTCGGTAGCATCTATGATGCCGATACGATGAGTTATTATTTTGAGCATTTGCTGGCATTTCTGGAAGATGAAATGCAGCACCATATTCATTAAAACAAGGGAAAGAGGATTTCATGGCGAAAGTTGAAGACTTAAATGGAAAAGTGGTCTGGATTACCGGCGCATCTTCAGGGATTGGCAAGGCGATTGCCCAGCAATGTGCTGAACTCGGAGCCCAGGTGGTACTGACTGCACGCCGGCATGCAGAACTGGAAAATGTTCGCCAAAGTCTCACCAATGCAGATCAGCATATTTCAGTCATTGCCGATATCACAGATGAAAGTCAGGTTCGTCATGCTTATGAACAGGTTTTGCAACAAAAAGGCCGGATCGACTGGCTGATTAATAATGCTGGGCTGAGTCAACGTGCTTTGATTCAGGACACCACCATGCAGACTGAACGTGCCATTATGGAAGTCGATTACTTCTCTCAGGTGTTTCTCACCAAAATGGTATTATCGACCTTTCTGGCACAAAAATCTGGTCGTATCGTGTTTATTTCCAGTGTGGCAGGTTTGCTCGGCACCCAGTATCGCGCTTCCTATTCCGCAGCCAAAGCAGCGATTCATATGTGGGCCAACAGCTTGCGTGCTGAAGTCGCAGATCAGGGTGTGCATGTCTCGGTGATTTTCCCGGGCTTTGTTCAAACCAATGTCTCGCTTAATGCTTTAAATGGGGAAGGCAAACCGCAAGCCAAGCAAGATGAAGCGATTGAAAATGGTCTGTCGGCAGAAGATTTTGCCCGTCAAAGCGTACAAGCCTTGCAGTGTGGCGAAGAATATATCGTGATTGGTGGCAAGAAAGAAAAACTTGGCGTGCTGGTTTCACGTATTTCACCCAAGGTGCTATACAAAATGATTCGCAAAACCAAGGTCAAATAATTTAAAGCCTGATCAAATTCAGGCAATTTTCTCTTGAGCGAATTGAACCTGATTACGGCCCATCTGTTTGGCCTGATACATGGCATGATTAGGCGCTAAAGTGGCTTCTTTAATCTGATTAGGATGATTGAAGAAGCTGACTCCGATACTGATGGTTAAATAAATATGCTGCTGTTCATGATGTAATGGGGTTTCTTTAAGCTGCAACCGGATCCGTTCAGCAATTTTAAAGGCGGCATCTTTTTGAATGTCATGCAAGACGAGCAGAAACTCTTCACCACCAATACGTGACACTTGGTCTTTGTCCCGAATATTGGCTTTAAATATCTGACTGATATGTTGTAAAACCAGATCACCGACCTGATGTCCATAACGATCATTAACTGCTTTGAAATGATCTAAATCTGCCATCAAAACTGCATGCTGTAAGGCAGGATTAGGATCTATTTTTTGAATATAAGCTTCAAAGCCACGGCGGTTTAATAATCCGGTCAGCGGGTCGTGATGGCGCTCCCGTTGCAACTTTCGCACCAGATCCAAAATTGCACAGCCAATGAATAAACCTAAAAAGATCAGATCAATCAGGAGCAGCTGTGTAAATGCCCATGCGGGTTCGTAATGGGCGACAAACCCCTGATCCTCAAGCAAAACAGAGAACAGCAAAGCACGTCCCATGATGATGAACGTGGTCGCGAAGGTAAAAATTTTCAGGTAACTGTCGATACGTAAGCGTGTGCTCGTTCGAATAAAGGCAAGCGGGCGGTGCAAATAAATTGCCGCAGTAATGCTACCAATAATCAGCAAACGGGCAGTCTGGTCAGCAGTCACGTGGGTAAAGTAGTAAATGCCAAACGCACCCAAGGCAATCAGGTAAATATAGTTCGGCCATTCATAGTCGATTTTTAAACGCTCATAAATGGCTTTGCTGTGAAAGGTACAGGACAAAAAATAAAGAGCAGCAATGAAACTGGATATTTCCACCAAAACTGATGCCGATAAAACGGTATTGAGTAATATCGTCACGCCAATCAGAATCAGTGCATAAGCATAAGATCTTAAATAATTAGGTAAGCCTTTATAATCGGAAATACTCAGCGTGATGATCCCCAGGCTCGACATGATGCTGGGCACGAGTAGACTGTAAAAATTCAAATCCGGGATCAGCATGTTAGATTATAATGTGAGCAGGTGTGTGAATAATATCATTTATTGCGATGAAAAATATAAATAAAATTGACAATCAAACTGATCGAAATGGCCTATAGAACTGCTTGATATTTTATAAAAATCAAAAAAATAATATCAAAATGCCTCTCACACCTGATGATCATTGAGCTGAAAAGACATTCGTTTTAGTCCAAATCGATGGACGTATTTATAAAATGCTACCAATTTGGACTTGTAGTTTTATCCTTAAAACTTAAGGTGGAAAACAGGATAAAAATATAAAGGATCTATCTGAATGAAAACCCCGGTGCCCGATTATCTCCAGCATGTATTAACGGTCTGTCATGATAATGATCAGGGCGCTTTGGCTGACTATATCCCTGAACTGGCAGCGGTAGATCCAAATAAGTTCGCTTTGGCGCTGACTACGGTGGATGGCACGATTTATTCCACGGGAGATGATGAAACCGAATTTACCATGCAGTCGATGTCCAAGCCTTTTGCTTATGCACTGGCATTGCAGCATTTGGGTATCAGCGCTGTGCTGGAAAAGGTGGGCGTTGAACCTTCAGGGGAGGCCTTTAATCAGATTTCACTGGATAAAGAAACCAATCTTCCGAAAAATCCAATGATTAACTCGGGTGCGATCACCACGCATTCTTTGATTCCGGTACAAAAAGGCATTTCACGTGCGGAATGCTTGCGCCGTTTTTTAAGTGAACTAGCAGGCCGTCAACTGGAATTCGACAAGCAGGTGTATAAGTCTGAAGTCAAAACTGCATTCCGGAACCTGTCGATTGGTTACATGCTGCGAACTGTAGGTGTGCTGGATTCGGATCCTGTGGAAATCGTAAATGGATATATCAAGCAATGTGCGATTAAAGTGACGGTCAAAGATCTGGCAAATATCTGCAGTGTGCTCGCCAATGGCGGTGTTCAGGCCAAAACTGGCAAACAGTTGTTAGAGCGTGATGTGGTGCGCCAAGTGCTCAGTGTGATGATGACCTGTGGCATGTATGATGCGGCGGGTGACTGGCTGACGACGGTGGGCATTCCTGCCAAAAGTGGTGTATCTGGGGGAATTATCGGGGTATTGCCTGGGCAGGTAGGAATTGTGGTTTTTTCTCCTAAAATTGATGAGCATGGGCATAGTGTACGTGGTGTGGATATCTTCGAGCGTTTGTCGCGTGACATGGGCTTGCATCTGATGGAAGGGACGCCATCGGCACAGACCATTTTGCAAAGTCGTTATACTGTAGGTAAGAACAATGACATTGTCGTGTATGAGCTGCGCGGTGTATTGCAATTTACAGAATCCGAAATGTTGCTACGGATTTTGCAGGATGAGCCAGACGCTCAAACACGTATAGTCATAGACCTGACCAATTTGACTCTGATTCATGATGTGGGTGCACGCATGTTATTTGAAGGTGTCAAACGTTTACAAGCGAATGGGCACAAAGTGGTGGTCATTGACTCAGAAGGCGTATTGGGTGAGGAACAGGTGAAAGGCAATAAGCGGGTAGTGGTGACAGAAGAGTTAGAGCGCTATTTAGAGAAGTTTAGTTAAGCCATACTTATAGGGATGAGTATGCCTTTCATTATTTGTGCTTTTAAACTTACTCAGTAGAGGAAATGAAATATAAAAAAGCCCCGAACAGTGTCGAGGCTCTTTTCAAATCTTGAAAAGTTTATTTAATATGCTCGGCAATGTCCGTAAAGATCACGCCTAAGCCATGTGCACCAGCATCTGGATAACCTAAGCTACGATCACCGACTGTACCGGCACGGCCCATACGCGCTACGATGTCTTTGGTAGATTCTGCACCTTTTACCGCAGCCTCTGCACCCAAGACAAAGTTTTCTTTAAACGTCTTGTCGGTATTGGCTGACCAAGAGTCTGCGCAAGGTGCAAGTGCATCAATCAGGGTTTTATCACCGACCACAGCACCACGACCAAATGAACGCTCACCTGTCACTTGAATACCTTTGACTGTGGCTTGAAGCATGTTGGCAAAATCTGCCACAGTTAATATCGTTTTACCTTGAATGGCTTTACTTGCTGCACGGAAAGCAGAACCCCAAATAGGCCCTGATGCACCGCCACAGTGTTCCATAATAATCATGGAACTGTTTAGCAAGAATTCATCCATGTGCTGTGCTTGAATCAGGCTTTGCCATTCGCGTTTCAGCTGTTTAAAACCTTTGGCAACACTCATACCAAAATCACCATCGCCTGCATGGGCATCCAGCTCGCAGAATGGCACTTCATTTTTGATAATACAGGCTGCCATCACATCGACCACATAACGCATATTTTCTATCGTGAATTGCTCATTCTGAATTTCAGCATGTTCAGCTTGGGTTTCAACTTCGGTATTGGCGGTTTGTTTTACTGCTGCATCTTGTGCTGCAAATTCAAATGGTAGAGTAGGCGAGCCGTCAAGCTTAAAGGCAGGGGTATTGGCTTCTGCATCCAGATAGATTTTCAGTTCATCATCCACAGCAAGCAATGAAACCGATGCACCATTCATGTCGATACTAGTCATGTAGTTGCCAACGAATGTGCGGTAAATCTTGATACCTTTACGCGCCAAATGTTCGCATACATCATTGTTAAACACATACAGTTCTTGCATTGGTGTTGAACCAAAGCCGTTGACCAGAACTGCAACTTCTTGCATGTCAGGACGGTCAAGGAATAAGTCATCGACCATACGTTGTGCCATTTCTTTCGATGGCAGAATTTTTTCACGACGAATGCCCGGTTCACCGTGGATACCGACGCCGTATTCCATTTCATCATCGGCTAGGGTAAAGGTCGGTGTACCTTTCGCAGGAACGGTACATGAGCTATAGGCAAAACCAAGGCTAATCACGTTATCTGCCGCTTTTTGTGCCACAGCTTTGACTTCCGCAAGCTCTAAACCTTTTGAGGCTGCTGCTCCTGCAATTTTGTGCACGAAGATGGTACCAGCAACACCACGACGACCGACAGTATAGAGGCTGTCTTTTACTGCGATATCATCCGCCACTTTGACGTAGTCGACCTTGATGCCATCTTCCGCAGCCAATGCAGCACCATTCTGGAAATTCATCATATCGCCAGAATAGTTCTTGATGATCATGAGCACGCCTTTGTCTGTTGCGACATGTTGCAGTGCTTTATAGACCTGAATTTGAGATGGCGATGCGAATACGTCACCACATACGGCAGCATCTAACATGCCAGTACCGACAAAGCCTGCATGTGCAGGTTCGTGACCACTGCCACCGCCACTGATTAGTGAGACGTTATTGTGTTTTTCTTTACGTGAAATGATTTTATGCGATTCGGTAAATTGTAATTCAGGATGGGCAAGGACAAAGCCTTTGCACATTTCGACAACCAGGTTTTCAGGGTTGTTGAGGAGTTTTTTCATGGAGGAGGGCCTTCACGTATTCTGGGAGAGATCTAAAGTCTTATTATTATGGAAATGTTTGAAATTTGCTGACTTAAAAATGTAAAAACGAGCGATTTTAGATTGATGGGTTAGAAAAGGGGCGATTCTAATCCCCCCTAAATCCCCCTTTTACAAAGGGGGACTTTTCTTCGTTTTTATGAGGCAATAGAATTCGAGTAACTCCTTCCTTTGAAAAGGGGGGACTTGTCATGTGATTAAATAAATTTTGTGACACTTCCTCCCTGTTTAAAGGGTGAGAAGCAATGCTTCGCAAGGAGGGATTAAAAAAAGAGAATAATAATGAAACCCTATAATAAAAATTTAAAACAAGCTTCGCGGGATTTACGCAATAACATGACCGATGCTGAAAAGCTGTTATGGTCACGGCTGCGGAACAAGCAAATTTTAGGTTTGCAGTTTTATAGGCAAAAGCCGATTTTGAATTACATCGTGGATTTTTACTGTCCTGCTATGAATTTGGTGATTGAGTGCGATGGCAGTCAGCACTTTACAAATGAAGGCTTAGAAGCGGATCGAGTCCGAGATGAAGCTTTGGCACATTTGAGTCTACGTGTTTTGAGATTTGATAATGGGCAGGTGATGGGGCAGATTGATGATGTAGTGGAAGTGATTTATCAATTTATTCGACAAGAATCTCCCTAAATCCCTCTTTAATAAAGAGGGACTTCACGCGAATTTTATGATGGTTTGGGATTCGTGATGTTCCTCCCTTTTTAAAGGGAGGTTAGGAGGGATTATTTAAATATTTCATCACCAAAAATATTATAGTCATGCATCATTGCTTCAAAAGATTTTGAATCGGCAGTTTTATCGAGATTATCTAAAGCAGCTTTTTCTACTTTCTCTTCTTGCTCATCAGACATAGTGTTTCTTTTTTCTTGTATTTCTAATGCTTTATTTCTCATGTACCCGAGCAAATATTCAGGCATTACTAGATTTGATGGTCTAGAAACCCCATGTTTTAATGAAACGCGACTTGCTCTCATTTTTGATGAGAGATTAGAACTCACAATTCCTAAAATTAGAAAAGTAGGAAGTTTAGTAAATAGATATATATCATTATCTCCTTGTAAGACATCTATACCAATACTTCGAAGAAAATATCTGTTTATATTGCTTGGTAAGTTTAATGATTTGGGAGGAGTATTAATTTCGGATAAGGGGAAGATATGCTGTTCGTATTGATGCAAATTATCTTGTTTACCTAAAAGGAAATTTCTTAAGTTAAGTTCAGCGAGATTAATTTGATCTATAAAATACTCGCTTTCGTCTTCAAAATTAGAATTCTTATTTTTTATGTAGATTAATGTTCTCCATGAAAGGGATGCACAGAATTTTGCTAACCAATCTTTATATTCGGTAACATAATTTTTTTGGTCTAAAAACGGTATGAACATTTTTTCAGAAAATTGTTTTTCCCAACTTGAAAAAAGAAGCTCACAATCGTTACATAAGAGGTAATCCTTAATAATATCTTGTTGTCTTTTGTTAATATTATCTATGTTCCGAAGATATCCGGTAGCACTAGTCTTTTTTAGCCATTTCCCAACAAATTTTGGGATAAAATGACTCTCTTGTAATTCTTTTGCCTCGTGGCAAAGCGAACATCTATTCTTCATTTTTAGTATATGTAATTTTTGAGAATTTGAACAATATCCACTAATTTTTATTATTAATCAATTAATCCCTCCCAACCTCCCTTTAGAAAAGGGAGGAGTTGTCACGTAATCCATTTGATACGCGATGATCCTAGACA encodes the following:
- a CDS encoding SDR family oxidoreductase; protein product: MAKVEDLNGKVVWITGASSGIGKAIAQQCAELGAQVVLTARRHAELENVRQSLTNADQHISVIADITDESQVRHAYEQVLQQKGRIDWLINNAGLSQRALIQDTTMQTERAIMEVDYFSQVFLTKMVLSTFLAQKSGRIVFISSVAGLLGTQYRASYSAAKAAIHMWANSLRAEVADQGVHVSVIFPGFVQTNVSLNALNGEGKPQAKQDEAIENGLSAEDFARQSVQALQCGEEYIVIGGKKEKLGVLVSRISPKVLYKMIRKTKVK
- a CDS encoding GGDEF domain-containing protein → MPSIMSSLGIITLSISDYKGLPNYLRSYAYALILIGVTILLNTVLSASVLVEISSFIAALYFLSCTFHSKAIYERLKIDYEWPNYIYLIALGAFGIYYFTHVTADQTARLLIIGSITAAIYLHRPLAFIRTSTRLRIDSYLKIFTFATTFIIMGRALLFSVLLEDQGFVAHYEPAWAFTQLLLIDLIFLGLFIGCAILDLVRKLQRERHHDPLTGLLNRRGFEAYIQKIDPNPALQHAVLMADLDHFKAVNDRYGHQVGDLVLQHISQIFKANIRDKDQVSRIGGEEFLLVLHDIQKDAAFKIAERIRLQLKETPLHHEQQHIYLTISIGVSFFNHPNQIKEATLAPNHAMYQAKQMGRNQVQFAQEKIA
- a CDS encoding glutaminase → MKTPVPDYLQHVLTVCHDNDQGALADYIPELAAVDPNKFALALTTVDGTIYSTGDDETEFTMQSMSKPFAYALALQHLGISAVLEKVGVEPSGEAFNQISLDKETNLPKNPMINSGAITTHSLIPVQKGISRAECLRRFLSELAGRQLEFDKQVYKSEVKTAFRNLSIGYMLRTVGVLDSDPVEIVNGYIKQCAIKVTVKDLANICSVLANGGVQAKTGKQLLERDVVRQVLSVMMTCGMYDAAGDWLTTVGIPAKSGVSGGIIGVLPGQVGIVVFSPKIDEHGHSVRGVDIFERLSRDMGLHLMEGTPSAQTILQSRYTVGKNNDIVVYELRGVLQFTESEMLLRILQDEPDAQTRIVIDLTNLTLIHDVGARMLFEGVKRLQANGHKVVVIDSEGVLGEEQVKGNKRVVVTEELERYLEKFS
- the dhaK gene encoding dihydroxyacetone kinase subunit DhaK; this translates as MKKLLNNPENLVVEMCKGFVLAHPELQFTESHKIISRKEKHNNVSLISGGGSGHEPAHAGFVGTGMLDAAVCGDVFASPSQIQVYKALQHVATDKGVLMIIKNYSGDMMNFQNGAALAAEDGIKVDYVKVADDIAVKDSLYTVGRRGVAGTIFVHKIAGAAASKGLELAEVKAVAQKAADNVISLGFAYSSCTVPAKGTPTFTLADDEMEYGVGIHGEPGIRREKILPSKEMAQRMVDDLFLDRPDMQEVAVLVNGFGSTPMQELYVFNNDVCEHLARKGIKIYRTFVGNYMTSIDMNGASVSLLAVDDELKIYLDAEANTPAFKLDGSPTLPFEFAAQDAAVKQTANTEVETQAEHAEIQNEQFTIENMRYVVDVMAACIIKNEVPFCELDAHAGDGDFGMSVAKGFKQLKREWQSLIQAQHMDEFLLNSSMIIMEHCGGASGPIWGSAFRAASKAIQGKTILTVADFANMLQATVKGIQVTGERSFGRGAVVGDKTLIDALAPCADSWSANTDKTFKENFVLGAEAAVKGAESTKDIVARMGRAGTVGDRSLGYPDAGAHGLGVIFTDIAEHIK
- a CDS encoding endonuclease domain-containing protein; its protein translation is MKPYNKNLKQASRDLRNNMTDAEKLLWSRLRNKQILGLQFYRQKPILNYIVDFYCPAMNLVIECDGSQHFTNEGLEADRVRDEALAHLSLRVLRFDNGQVMGQIDDVVEVIYQFIRQESP